Proteins co-encoded in one Periophthalmus magnuspinnatus isolate fPerMag1 chromosome 20, fPerMag1.2.pri, whole genome shotgun sequence genomic window:
- the LOC129457262 gene encoding uncharacterized protein LOC129457262 has protein sequence MPVQRYTRQEQAVVEYIKTQFGEEMFRFTIVVFTHGDQLPENTDILEFVEENTELAKLVQACGGRCHVVDNKYWTKDQQKEDPQRSNEFQVEAILNTVEKMVDENQKYLSNDALEQVEHDIQTEQSRIHTDSGLSLEESREQAKNSLLDRYIDQATRCPPYAKYAAVMTGVAGVALVAILVLPKVMKFFAEKPPLPLPLPLPMVPIEPPALPDLPLAPEVIQEVVQEVVQEVVPPVISEFLKSILTPPEDYDPFDQFN, from the exons ATGCCTGTGCAGAGGTACAcgagacaggagcaggctgtGGTGGAGTACATCAAGACACAGTTTGGGGAAGAG ATGTTCCGATTCACCATTGTAGTTTTCACTCATGGAGACCAGCTCCCGGAGAACACAGACATCTTGGAGTTTGTGGAGGAGAACACTGAGCTGGCCAAGCTGGTGCAGGCCTGCGGGGGGCGCTGTCATGTGGTCGACAACAAGTACTGGACCAAAGATCAGCAAAAGGAAGACCCACAGCGGAGCAATGAGTTTCAG GTGGAAGCGATCCTGAATACTGTGGAGAAAATGGTTGATGAAAACCAGAAGTATTTAAGCAATGATGCTTTGGAACAAGTAGAGCATGatattcagacagagcagagccgcaTTCACACTGACAGCGGCTTGAgcctggaggagagcagagagcaggccAAAAACTCTCTCCTCGATAGATACATAGACCAAGCAACAAGATGCCCGCCTTATGCCAAATATGCTGCAGTTATGACTGGAGTAGCAGGTGTGGCACTGGTAGCTATATTGGTGCTACCAAAAGTGATGAAGTTTTTTGCAGAGAAGCCCCCACTGCCCCTTCCCCTCCCCCTGCCCATGGTGCCCATAGAGCCCCCTGCTCTGCCAGATCTCCCCCTTGCACCTGAAGTGATCCAAGAGGTTGTCCAAGAGGTTGTCCAAGAGGTTGTCCCACCCGTGATATCCGAGTTTCTGAAGTCCATTCTGACACCACCAGAGGACTACGATCCATTTGACCAATTCAACTag